In the Budorcas taxicolor isolate Tak-1 chromosome 1, Takin1.1, whole genome shotgun sequence genome, CTTCCTGGGGAGGGAGCACAGGCCTGGAGGAGAAGTCCCAGCTTGGGCCTTTCCCAATCTTCCATCTTCTGGGCCACAGCCTAAGGCTGGGCATCCAAAAGTCCAAAAGTCCAGTCGGCTGGTCGAAGTTCCTGTACGGTCCTTGGTGGGGCACGCACCCAGTGGGAGTCGGGTGTCAGACCTGCACAGGCAGCGTCTGGTTCATCTGCAGCCGCATGTCCTGGATACTGCTGAGGATCTTCTTCTGGTGGCCCGCCAAGGTGACCCCGATCCGGAGCAGGTCTCTGCAGAGGGGCCAAGGGCAGCGTCAGtgcctcccctcctgcccaccaGTCGGGCCCAGCTCGgagtccccagccccagccctccaAATGTGAGGCACACTCACTCTGCAGtcatctgggccaccaggtcAAAGGATGCAAACCCCGCACTGACAAAGCTCTCCTTGTACCGCCCCATCTTGATGGCGTCTAGCCAGTCACCAACTGTTGTGAAGGTGGTGTAGTCGGGGACCGTGCGGTCCAGGAGGGGTTGTGACATGCTGTGGGAAGAAGAAGGGACCTGATGAGTCCTGATGTTGGGGGAAGCAGGTTAGGGCTGCTGGCTCGGGAGCAGAGGCTGAGGTACTGACCCAGACTGGGCACTGGCGATGACCTTAAGGCTGGCGGCATTACGAATGAGCTTGTCCAGGGTGTTGACGATTTGGGAGAATTTGGGCCTGAGGTTCCGGTCCCGCACCCAGCAGTCCAGCATGAGCTGGTGCAGTGCTGTGGGGCAGTCCATGGGTGGGGGCAGCCGGTAATCCTGCTCCACGGCATTGATGACCTGAGCCAAGAGCCAGGAACCCTGGAGTGAGCCACCACTTGGCTCCCCAGCAGCTCCCACCCACCCGAGTGCTCTGGCAGGTCCAACTCACATCCTGGTTGCTCATGTCCCAGTAGGGTCGCTCGCCGTAGCTCATGACCTCCCACATGACGATGCCATAGCTCCAGACGTCACTAGCAGAGGTGAACTTCCGATAGGCTATAGCCTCTGGGGCGGTCCAGCGGATGGGGATCTTCCCGCCCTGGTGAGGGGGGCACACGCCCTTCACCCTATGTCTCGGGGCTGGTCCCCAGCCCCGAGCCCCTGCCTGGTTGGCCCCGCCCCCAGTCTCCCTCCCAGCTGCTTCCTGTACCAGGGAGCTGGTGTAGGTGGGATCAGAGGGGTCATCCTCCAAGAAGCGGGAGAGGCCGAAGTCTGAGACTTTGCAGACCAGGTTGCTGTTGACGAGGATGTTGCGGGCAGCCAGGTCACGGTGGACGTAGTTCATCTCGGACAGGTACTTCATGCCGGCAGCAATGCCTCGCAACATGCCCACCAGCTGGATGACTGTGAACTGTCCATCGTTGAGCTGGAGACAGTTAGGAGGCTCAGGAGGCGGCCCATCCCCTGCTGCCTGGCCCTGGCTCCGTCCAggacctgcctgcctgcccacctTCCCAGGTCCTTCAAGACCACGCCTCGTCTACCCCTCTGACCACATCCACTGTGCAGTGAGAGTAAGGAGCTGCCCTCCTGTGTGGCCAGCATCTGTATATATCACCGATTAACCCCTGTGAGGACCCACTTCTATTTTACAACCAAGgcagctgagactcagagaggttaagtaaagcctgaggtcacacaggcaGCAGTGGGGCAGAGTCAGGATGAGAACGCTGGTCTTCTTGGCTCTGAAGGTCCTGCTCTCTCCCTGCACTGGGCCACCTCAGCAAATATCTGGGCTTGTATAGGGTCTGTCTGACTTGTGGGAGCGAGTGGCTTACCCAACCTAGCTGTCTAGGGAGTGGAAGGGGGTTCTTACCCGAAGGAAGGAGTCCAGGGCGCAGTTCTCCATGAACTCAGTGAGGATCATGACTGGCCGACTTTTGGTGACCACGCCCTCCAGCCGGATTATGTTGGGGTGGTCAAACTGACCCATGATGGAGGCCTCGCTGAGGAAGTCCCGCCGCTGCCTCTCCGTGTAACCCACCTTCAGGGTCTTGATAGCCACAAACACCTCCCGGCGGCCGGGCTGTTTCAGCCGACCCCGGCACACTTCTCCAAACTCCCCTGCACAGCATAGGGCACAGGTACTAAGCTATTTGTGTACCTAACTGGCCTCCACCCTCCCCCAGGGGTAACCGTCAGCCTCTCCTCCCCACTGTGTGCCCCAACAGACTCACCAGCTCCAATCACCTCCTCTATCTTGACGCAGGACACATCAATTTCCTTAGCAAATTCCCGCACAGCCTCATTAGGGTCTTCATAGGTAAAGGGGTCAATATAAACCTTCATTCCAGGAGCAACTACAGGAAGAAAAGGTGGACATGAGAGGGAGCCAGATCCTTGGGCTGAGGACAGTGAGGGAACTCTGCCACCCAGATCCTGCCCCAGTCTTCCTCCCTATCCCCTGGCCCCATAGGAGCACATTCCCAACCTCCCTGCTAAGCCTGCTCTGTATTCCTTTCTGATGAAGCTAGAGctcccctgtccccaccctccACTGTCCCCTTGGTGAGAACTAGCAACCATAAAGCCTAGACACCTAGTATTCTCCTTTCTCCCTCATCTCTCATCACGTCAAAGCCTGTTTCAGACCCATCCCTCCCCTCATTccctctgcccctgaccttgcCAGGCCGTCAACACCCAGACTACTGCGATAGCCGCCCAGCTGGGCTCTCTGCCTCTGGACTTTTCTCACCTATCTAGCCCGCATACCTGTCTTTCTACAACAATGCTTTCATTGTATTGCTCCCCAGCTTGAGAGCCTTTCAGATTACCTATGGTGCAGTCAAGTCCaaactcctctgcctgcctttcacGACCCTTCAAGGACTGGTCGCAACTACCCAGCCTGGCTTCCCAGCAGCTGTCAAACCAGTCTTCTCACTGCCCCCACAGTTGGGCATTCTCTCCACCTCACCCACTACCTTCCAGAGACTCCTCTAGCCCAGAATGCTCCCCCTTCCACCTCTCTAAACCCCGCTAAATCTCACCTGTCTCAGCTCAGCCCAAGGCTacctcctccagaaagccttcctctcTTCTGAACTCTCACTGCCCTCTGTAGCAGGAACCCCCGACTTAACACTGAATTGTTCTCTCATTGTTTCCTGTGTGTGCGTATGTTGTCTTTCTCACAAGACTAACTACCCCTAGGACAGGGGTCACATCTCACTCATATCTGGGGCTAGCAGGAGTGAGGTAGGGGCTCAGGAAATGGCACTTAATTGGAAGCAGGACGGAGCAGCCAGGGGAGGAGTTAAAGGAATGAAGTCCCAGCCAGGGAAGAGGATATCCCCAAGCCCTGCAGGGACCAAGGGAGCTTTGGGAGGTGGGAATGAAGAGACAGACTCACTGTATTGCTGCAGCTTCTCCGTATACTCCGAATCAGAGCTGTGCCGCTGCTTCCtagggggaaggggagaagggaggcCTGAGACAAGTCCAGGCTCCCTCGGTTCAGGGAATCCTTGGGCTCATAGGAGGGGCAGAGTGCACAGGGGATGGCCCAGTGCCTGGTCCCATGGTCAGTGGTTACAGCTGCCTCTGGGTCTGTGGGCAAGAGGCTCCATGGACATGATCCCGGAGGGAAtctggggacagggaggggacaAATGAAGACATGGGTGTGGATTGGAAAGGGCCTCTTCAGCAATGACACCCTGGGCCTAGGAAGGCTGTGGTTCCAGGTCTAATGTGGGTGATGATCACGCATGTGCTGAGAGGTTTCAAGGGCACTAAAGGAATGCTCCAGTGGACTCCGAGCCCATCAGTACCTGAGGCAGACGACAGCGATGACCACCACAGCCACTACGAACACCAGCCCAGCCGTGGCTGAGCCCACGATGAGGGGGAGTTGCTCCTGGAGCTGCTGGGCACCGGAGCCTAGAGACGAGGGGGAGGCACAGGTGAATGGAGGGGTGGCAAGCGTGGGCGGTGCGGGGACAGGTGTGGGGGGACATGTACCTCTCTCGCTTGTGGTCTCAAACTCAGCTGGGTGGCTGTATTGCCCATAGCCAGCTACCGTGCGGGCACGGACCTGGACCACGTAGCGGGCGTCGGGCCGCAGCCCGTCCAGCTGCACGGAGTTCTTCTGGCTGGTCACGGTGGAGGCGATGCCCTCACTCTGCAACGCCAGGAGGACGCTGAGTCTCAGTGGGTCCTGACGTCCCTTGGTCCCTGCCCAGCCTCCTCAGTGCCCAAAGCTTCTCTCCCAGGGGCCCCCGACACTATCTGGGGCAATTTTCTTGCCCAGGGCTTCTTCCTGCCCCGTGGGGCTCTGACCTTCTCAAAGTACTTCATCTCGTAGTCCAGGATGACTCCGTTGGGCCGCTCTGGGGGTGCCCAGGACAGGGTCAGGCTGCTCCCGGAGCTGCTGTGCAGGCGCAGTGTCGGCACTTCcgagggggctggggaaggggtggggctcAGCACGGGCTTCTCAGGCTCTGGCATCCTCCCCAAGGACCCAGTTCCCACGGGCCCCCCGGTGGTCCATGGGCAGGCCCCAGACAATTCCGCTCTGGGTGGGGGAAGATGAACCAGGCCCTACCCTCCCGTGTGCCCTCCTCACCAGCCTGGTTGGTGGTGATATTCACAGCCGCGTAGCGGGGGGGCAGAGGGCTCTTGCCGGAGACGCCGTTGACCGCCTGCACCTCGAAGGTGTAGCGCGTGTGGGCCAGCAGGTGGCTGACCTGCACCCGGCGCTCGGTCAGGCCCAGCTGCCGAGGCACAAACTCCACGTTGTCATCACAGCGTGAGCAGGTCATGGTCCCTGGGCCCCCATGGCACTTCTTGCagatgacattgtagaggaggtcGTCCCGGCCACCCAGGTCCCGGGGCTCACTCCACTCAAGGATCAGTGAGGTCTCATTCACATTAGAGATCACACCCCGGGGCGGAGATGGCACAGCTGTGGGGAAGATGAGGGGGAGAGCAGTGAGCTGGGGTCCCGGGACCACCCTCTGCCCAGAGTGCCTGTGTTCTCCAAGCTGCTTCCTACCTCTGCTTTTGCCTCTGCTTTCATATGCAGAATACCCTTCCTATGCCTCTTCACACTCCTATTTGGGCACACTCCTATTTGGCCTTTAAGGCTCAACTTGAGAGGTCACCTCCTCTTGGAAACCTTCCTTGattcctcctctccccatcctCTGTACTCCCGTAACCATTCCTGGGCATCCCTCCAGCTTTGCATTTAGCACATTATACTGTTGTTatctgtttccacatctgtttctCCCACCAGGTTGCAAGTTCCTAGGACAGTTGACTGCATCATTCCTGGCGCCTGGCAATGCCTGGCACCAAAGGCCAGAGTAGAGAGAAAGCAGAATACCAGGCTGCCCCAGGGATGTGAGGCCCCCTCTCTGGCTGGAGCTGGACCAAAAGAATAGCAGCAGTCCTAGACAGAAGAACCAGCAGTAAACTGGAGGGTCCTAGACAGTTCCTGATACCTGGCTAGGAGCTAGCAGATGCTTATTAAGTATTGGTGGAGGGCTAAGCCTTTCAGTTCACCTGGATTCTGGCTCAGGGGCTGGTCACGTCCTACCTGCGCCATGGTTGAGCACAACATCTAACCCCcaccctgagcctcagtgtccccatctggAAAGTGGAGATATTCATAGAGACTGTTTAGGCATCCCCAGCctggcctgcagaggagaacACGAAGATGCGCCACCACTCACTGGTACAGGCACTGTCTGCGGAGTCGGAGTCTGCGCGGTAGAAGTTGTTATGGCAGGTGCAGATGCCAGCGGCTGGTGAAGTGGTGCGGCTATTGGGTGGACAGGGGAGGCAGGGCCCTTCTCCCTGCTTTGCCTTGTAGCTCCCGGGGGGACAGGCTGTGGGGGAGAAGAGGATGGAAGTCTCAGCTCCCTTTCCTGCAGACACAACCCTCCACACCTCCATGggaatggagcctggtgggctacagtccatggggtctggcccttccccAGCACAGGTCTTGGCCCTCCACCTCCCAGACTGTGCGGCCCATGCTAGTATTGCCTAACTCTGACTGCAGCTACAAAAGGCAAACCCCACGTCAGCGgattcctccccacccctcccccacccccacccctggggccTCATGGAAGAAGACGTCAGCTCCATCACCTGGACAGCCTGGACTTGTCGaggcagggaagagagagggaggaggaggaagtggaggggGATGGGAAGAGACCACTAGCAGGCTGGCAGCATCCTCTACTCTGCTGGgatgcccccacccctccctgaaACTCAAGGACAATTACTCCTAAAGAACCTCAAGAACACTCCAGAACAACCAGCGGTGGGGACTCTGAGGACTCTAACGGCCCACCTCTCTCCCCGCCCACCAGGAGCAGGGCAGCAGCTCCTTTCTGCCCTGGGGCAGGGGTAGGGGCTGAGAAAgggtgagaaaaggagagaaagaaaccagGCAGGAAGGCTGAGGTCACCTGGAGTTCAGAGGCCTCAAAGTGTCCACAAGGGGAACCCCAATCGCAAGAGGGAGCCCAGAGCTCGGTGCCTGAACACCTGGCACCTCTATTTGGACTTGGGTTTCTGGAGATCCCCTATATCTATGATGGCCATATGATTTATTACTCAAACTGGACTGCTTTGAGAGTAAAAGGGGTCACAATAATCACAATAGCTTGATGGGTGTAAACCAGGGCTGCCCTGGACACACTAACACATATGGTCACCCTGTCCATACACAACTGCTTTCTAGAAGGTTATCCTGAGCGTGGGATGCCTGGAGTTGGGGCTATGCCTTCTCTGGGGTTTAATCTCCCCTGACTAAGGTGATATTCCATCCAAGCTCTTTTGAGCCAgtgggagagggggcaggggccaggccagCCTGGTTGCCATGGGAACCAGCATGCATTTCCTGCCAGGGACCTGCAGAGTGTTAGCCCCTCTTTAGGCTGTCAGGCtcatcacccccaccccctttctcCACTTAGGAGGAGGAAGTCTGGGGGCAGGTTCCCATACTGAAGTGGAGAGGCGCCGGGCAAGGCACTGTTCACCTTCCCATGACAGCACAGACATGAAGTCTCACAGCCAGGTTGGGCCACCAGCCCCCCCACACCAAGGCCTGTGCGAAGAGCTGGCTCCCACCCTCTGGCACTTCAGGCTGCAAGCACCAGGAGGGCAGACAAGGCCCTCAGCACCTTGACACGCATGTAACAGCAGCTGAATGAGGCTGTGGTCCCAGTGCCCACATTCCCCACCATGAGGCCTGGAGAGcagaacctctctgagcctccttaTTGGCTAAACAGAAGAGGTAACTGAAATCTCCCATACAAGACTGTGGTGAGGCTCAGGTGAGAGAACCTCTCGTGAACGGGGGTTATAGCTGGAAAGTCTAGTACTGTGAGGTCTTAGGAGTCTTGGCGAGCCACCAGAGGGAGGCCCCCTACCCTCCTTGTTGCATGCCTGCGTGTgcacgtgctcagtcgctcagtcgtgtctgactctgcgaccccatggactgtagcccaccaggctcctctgtccatgggatttccccagcaagaatactggagtgagctggcatttccaggggatcttcccaacccagggatcgaacccatgtcttctgcattggcaggtggattctttactactgtgccacctgggaagcctgctcttGTGTATCAATCAAGGACAAAACAATCCCTGTCCCCTTCATCCCAGTACTCCTGCAAGTCACAGCAGATACTTACATGGTGCTCTGCTTCCCCATGTGCCGGGCACTGTTCCAAGGGCACCCATGCATTGACTCAGTTCAGCCCCATTACAGCTCCATGAAGGAATCACCACTAATGCCCCCATTTTGCACATAATAAGGAAATCAGGGTTCAAGAgttcagtgacttgcccaaggtctcacaggtggtaagtggcagagtcagaacTCAGAAGTCCAGAGACTGGGCCTCTGATCTCTGTACTATAAATGTAGCGTCTTAAGATGCAGACGAGATCCTCAGGTTAAATGGCCAAGCATGAGGTGTCTGGAGCTCCAAGGCCCACCCAATATTTCCAGGTGACACATACACTTGGGCCTGGACAAGCAGGCATCTCTGCCAGCCTCACATGGCTCTAAGCATGTTCTCCAGGTGCCTCTTTGTCAAGGATTCCCCAtggtttccttcctctctctttagTTTCATTATTTCTCTTACGATCCTGGTGTCTCTCCTCATTTTCTCTCATCTCCCTTCTTGTACAACATTTTTGGCACCTGATAcccctcttccctttcctccctctgccccagaTCTGGCAGGCAGGAAAGTGGTGGGTAGGGGGCAGTGGGCAGTGGTGGCCCAGGCCTatcctccatccctccccccagGCCAGTCCTCACTCACGGCGGCACTGGGACTCCTTGGCGGCTGGCTCGTGGCCGGTGGCACAGGTACAAGCACCCACAGGCACCATCCACTCCCCATCACCGTTGCAGTAGAGCTTG is a window encoding:
- the EPHB3 gene encoding ephrin type-B receptor 3 → MARARPPPPPLPPGLLPLLSPLLLLPLLLPAGCRALEETLMDTKWVTSELAWTSHPESGWEEVSGYDEAMNPIRTYQVCNVRESSQNNWLRTGFIWRRDVQRVYVELKFTVRDCNSIPNIPGSCKETFNLFYYEADSDVASASSPFWMENPYVKVDTIAPDESFSRLDTGRVNTKVRSFGPLSKAGFYLAFQDQGACMSLISVRAFYKKCASTTAGFALFPETLTGAEPTSLVIAPGTCIANAVEVSVPLKLYCNGDGEWMVPVGACTCATGHEPAAKESQCRPCPPGSYKAKQGEGPCLPCPPNSRTTSPAAGICTCHNNFYRADSDSADSACTTVPSPPRGVISNVNETSLILEWSEPRDLGGRDDLLYNVICKKCHGGPGTMTCSRCDDNVEFVPRQLGLTERRVQVSHLLAHTRYTFEVQAVNGVSGKSPLPPRYAAVNITTNQAAPSEVPTLRLHSSSGSSLTLSWAPPERPNGVILDYEMKYFEKSEGIASTVTSQKNSVQLDGLRPDARYVVQVRARTVAGYGQYSHPAEFETTSERGSGAQQLQEQLPLIVGSATAGLVFVVAVVVIAVVCLRKQRHSSDSEYTEKLQQYIAPGMKVYIDPFTYEDPNEAVREFAKEIDVSCVKIEEVIGAGEFGEVCRGRLKQPGRREVFVAIKTLKVGYTERQRRDFLSEASIMGQFDHPNIIRLEGVVTKSRPVMILTEFMENCALDSFLRLNDGQFTVIQLVGMLRGIAAGMKYLSEMNYVHRDLAARNILVNSNLVCKVSDFGLSRFLEDDPSDPTYTSSLGGKIPIRWTAPEAIAYRKFTSASDVWSYGIVMWEVMSYGERPYWDMSNQDVINAVEQDYRLPPPMDCPTALHQLMLDCWVRDRNLRPKFSQIVNTLDKLIRNAASLKVIASAQSGMSQPLLDRTVPDYTTFTTVGDWLDAIKMGRYKESFVSAGFASFDLVAQMTAEDLLRIGVTLAGHQKKILSSIQDMRLQMNQTLPVQV